The Streptomyces sp. NBC_00224 genome has a window encoding:
- a CDS encoding pyruvate dehydrogenase, producing MARQNVAEQFVDILARAGVRRMYGVVGDSLNPVVDAIRRNRAIDWIQVRHEEVAAFAAGAEAQLTGTLAACAGSCGPGNLHLINGLYDAHRSMAPVLALASHIPSSEIGLGYFQETHPDQLFRECSHYCELISSPKQMPRLLQTAIQHAIGRGGVSVVALPGDVASEPAPDKAVEHALVTALPSVRPGDAEIEKLARLVDEAKRVTLFCGSGTAGAHAEVMEFAERVKAPVGHALRGKEWIQYDNPYDVGMSGLLGYGAAYEATHECDLLILIGTDFPYNAFLPDDVKIVQIDVRPEHLGRRSQLDLAVWGDAKETLRCLTPRVKAKTDRRFLDKMLKKHADALEGVVKAYTRKVEKHVPIHPEYVASVLDELADDDAVFTVDTGMCNVWAARYISPNGRRRIIGSFSHGSMANALPQAIGAQFTDRRRQVISMSGDGGFTMLMGDFLTLVQYDLPVKIVLFNNSSLGMVELEMLVAGLPSYGTSNHNPDFAAIARAAGAYGVRVEKPKQLAGALKDAFKHKGPALVDVVTDPNALSIPPRISAEMVTGFALSASKIVLDGGVGRMLQMARSNLRNVPRP from the coding sequence ATGGCCAGACAGAACGTGGCAGAGCAGTTCGTGGACATCCTCGCCCGCGCCGGGGTGCGGCGGATGTACGGCGTCGTCGGCGACAGCCTCAACCCCGTCGTCGACGCCATCCGCCGCAACCGTGCCATCGACTGGATCCAGGTCCGCCACGAGGAGGTCGCCGCCTTCGCGGCCGGCGCCGAGGCCCAGCTCACCGGCACCCTCGCGGCGTGCGCCGGATCCTGCGGCCCGGGCAACCTCCATCTGATCAACGGCCTCTACGACGCCCACCGCTCGATGGCCCCTGTCCTCGCCCTCGCCTCCCACATCCCCTCGTCCGAGATCGGCCTGGGCTACTTCCAGGAGACCCACCCCGACCAGCTCTTCCGCGAGTGCTCGCACTACTGCGAGCTCATCTCCAGCCCGAAGCAGATGCCCCGGCTGCTCCAGACGGCCATCCAGCACGCGATCGGCCGGGGCGGCGTCAGCGTGGTCGCGCTCCCCGGCGACGTGGCCTCCGAGCCCGCCCCCGACAAGGCCGTCGAGCACGCGCTGGTCACCGCGCTGCCGTCGGTGCGCCCCGGCGACGCGGAGATCGAGAAGCTCGCCCGGCTGGTGGACGAGGCCAAACGGGTCACCCTGTTCTGCGGCAGCGGCACCGCGGGCGCCCACGCCGAGGTGATGGAGTTCGCCGAGCGCGTCAAGGCCCCGGTCGGGCACGCGCTGCGCGGCAAGGAGTGGATCCAGTACGACAACCCGTACGACGTCGGCATGAGCGGGCTGCTCGGCTACGGCGCCGCCTACGAGGCGACCCACGAGTGCGACCTGCTGATCCTCATCGGCACGGACTTCCCGTACAACGCGTTCCTGCCGGACGACGTCAAGATCGTGCAGATCGACGTGCGCCCCGAGCACCTCGGGCGGCGCTCCCAGCTCGATCTGGCCGTGTGGGGCGACGCCAAGGAGACACTGCGCTGTCTGACCCCGCGGGTGAAGGCCAAGACCGACCGCCGCTTCCTCGACAAGATGCTGAAGAAGCACGCCGACGCGCTGGAGGGCGTCGTCAAGGCGTACACCCGCAAGGTGGAGAAGCACGTGCCGATCCACCCCGAGTACGTGGCCTCCGTACTCGACGAACTCGCCGACGACGACGCGGTGTTCACCGTCGACACCGGCATGTGCAACGTCTGGGCCGCCCGCTACATCTCGCCCAACGGCAGGCGCCGGATCATCGGCTCGTTCAGCCACGGCTCGATGGCGAACGCCCTTCCGCAGGCGATCGGCGCCCAGTTCACCGACCGGCGCCGCCAGGTGATCTCGATGTCCGGCGACGGCGGGTTCACCATGCTGATGGGCGACTTCCTGACCCTGGTCCAGTACGACCTGCCGGTGAAGATCGTCCTCTTCAACAACTCCTCGCTCGGCATGGTGGAGCTGGAGATGCTGGTGGCCGGGCTGCCGTCGTACGGGACGAGCAACCACAACCCGGACTTCGCGGCGATCGCCCGCGCGGCCGGTGCGTACGGCGTGCGCGTCGAGAAGCCCAAGCAGCTCGCGGGCGCCCTCAAGGACGCCTTCAAGCACAAGGGGCCCGCCCTGGTCGACGTGGTCACCGACCCCAACGCGCTCTCCATCCCGCCGAGGATCAGCGCCGAGATGGTGACCGGGTTCGCGCTCTCCGCGAGCAAGATCGTGCTGGACGGCGGGGTCGGCCGGATGCTCCAGATGGCCCGTTCCAACCTGCGCAACGTGCCTCGCCCGTAA
- a CDS encoding helix-turn-helix domain-containing protein, whose protein sequence is MLGAIGLDEMQESAYRTLVALGAAEVADLAHRLALPEPDTERALRRLERQGLAAQSSARTGRWVAAPPGVALGALLTQQRHELEQAELAAALLAEEYRAEAAEPAVHDLVEVVTGASAVAHRFHQLQLGAAEEVCALVTGNPIAVTGMDNESEERAATRGVAYRVVIEREVLALPAGIVEVTAALGRDEQVRTVERVPTKLMVADRSLAMVPLTGRDAEPAALVVHASGLLESLMGLFEAVWRDALPLRLAGTAVREESSGPDATDLEVLSLLLAGMTDASVAKQLDLGLRTVQRRVKGLMELTGVTTRLQLGWHAYERGWVAR, encoded by the coding sequence GTGCTGGGAGCGATAGGCCTGGACGAGATGCAGGAGTCGGCGTACCGGACGCTGGTGGCGCTGGGCGCGGCCGAGGTCGCGGACCTGGCGCACCGGCTCGCGCTGCCCGAGCCCGACACGGAACGGGCGCTGCGGCGGCTGGAGCGCCAGGGCCTGGCCGCCCAGTCCTCGGCCCGGACCGGGCGATGGGTGGCGGCCCCGCCCGGCGTCGCACTCGGCGCCCTGCTCACCCAGCAGCGCCACGAGCTGGAGCAGGCGGAGCTGGCGGCCGCGCTGCTCGCCGAGGAGTACCGGGCCGAGGCCGCCGAGCCCGCCGTGCACGATCTGGTGGAGGTGGTGACCGGCGCGTCCGCCGTCGCCCACCGCTTCCACCAGCTCCAGCTCGGCGCGGCCGAGGAGGTGTGCGCGCTGGTCACCGGCAATCCGATCGCGGTGACCGGCATGGACAACGAGTCCGAGGAACGGGCCGCGACCCGGGGCGTCGCCTACCGGGTGGTCATCGAGCGCGAGGTGCTCGCCCTGCCCGCCGGGATCGTCGAGGTCACGGCGGCGCTCGGCCGCGACGAGCAGGTCCGCACGGTCGAGCGGGTGCCCACGAAGCTGATGGTGGCCGACCGCAGCCTGGCGATGGTGCCGCTGACCGGCCGGGACGCGGAGCCCGCCGCCCTGGTGGTGCACGCCAGCGGCCTCCTGGAGTCCCTGATGGGCCTCTTCGAGGCGGTGTGGCGGGACGCGCTGCCGCTGCGGCTCGCGGGCACGGCGGTACGGGAGGAGTCGTCCGGCCCCGACGCCACGGACCTGGAGGTCCTGTCGCTGCTGCTGGCCGGGATGACCGACGCGAGCGTGGCCAAACAGCTCGACCTGGGGCTGCGGACCGTACAGCGCCGGGTGAAGGGCCTGATGGAGCTGACCGGCGTCACCACGCGGCTCCAGCTGGGGTGGCACGCGTACGAGCGCGGCTGGGTGGCCCGGTAG
- a CDS encoding (2Fe-2S)-binding protein — protein sequence MAVSTLLPSPLAASYARLADVYPGVRVHELAHGEQAPGSPGWVGADQLATGGDALDAFLGWDDEQVLRDYGQRARPDVIASFGFHRYAWPACLLITVPWFLHRRVPRVPVEDVSFQRTLGRLTVRVREFACLPGDPAAALPGARVVPDEEALRAEVRAAVAEHLGPVLDGFGPRMRRGRRALWGMATDEVVEGLWYVAALLGEERRAMGELELLLPGSTKPYVGAAGFRELSGPAGEPLPTRDRASCCLFYTLRPEDTCVTCPRTCDADRVAKLSAAS from the coding sequence ATGGCTGTGTCCACGCTGCTCCCGAGCCCCTTGGCCGCGTCCTACGCGCGCCTCGCCGATGTCTACCCCGGCGTCCGGGTCCACGAGCTCGCGCACGGCGAGCAGGCCCCGGGCTCCCCCGGCTGGGTCGGCGCGGACCAGCTCGCCACCGGCGGCGACGCCCTGGACGCCTTCCTCGGCTGGGACGACGAGCAGGTCCTGCGCGACTACGGACAGCGGGCCCGCCCCGACGTCATCGCCTCCTTCGGCTTCCACCGCTACGCCTGGCCCGCCTGTCTGCTCATCACGGTGCCGTGGTTTCTGCACCGCCGGGTGCCGCGCGTACCCGTCGAGGACGTGTCCTTCCAGCGCACGCTGGGACGGCTGACCGTGCGCGTGCGGGAGTTCGCCTGCCTGCCCGGGGACCCCGCGGCCGCGCTGCCCGGCGCACGGGTCGTCCCGGACGAGGAGGCGCTGCGCGCCGAGGTCCGCGCGGCCGTCGCCGAGCACCTGGGCCCGGTGCTGGACGGCTTCGGCCCCCGGATGCGGCGCGGCAGGCGGGCGCTGTGGGGCATGGCGACCGACGAGGTCGTCGAGGGGCTCTGGTACGTGGCGGCGCTGCTCGGCGAGGAGCGGCGGGCGATGGGCGAGCTGGAGCTGCTGCTGCCGGGCTCGACCAAGCCGTACGTCGGCGCCGCCGGCTTCCGTGAGCTGAGCGGTCCGGCGGGCGAGCCGCTGCCGACCCGCGACCGCGCCAGCTGCTGCCTCTTCTACACCCTGCGCCCCGAGGACACCTGTGTCACCTGTCCGCGTACCTGCGACGCCGACCGGGTGGCCAAGCTGAGTGCCGCGTCCTGA
- a CDS encoding protein phosphatase 2C domain-containing protein codes for MSQQGERRTSDDDWWTRLYDEPAPDNSPAAAGDTLDDRFKSVAEAVSPPVPDPRSGPLPPQYAPRVPEQSAQQDRIDPADPAEPVDARAEPMDVRGDPMDVPLEPEDLPGAPRPPAPGGILPRAPWRPLGAAAPPGSGRTSGWWEPADSLPPLAPPPPGYEPAVLAPPPQPPAAVPPEPRPAQPPPAPPDPPAPVTAPPRAAPEPPPPPSPRPYVGHVGDRPPTYDAEPTALANALPDGLDELVADTVLDGARYGAYVLRAASVRGDSARYRGEPRRDALLTARFGNGEDALVLVAVASGMRAFEGAHLAAADACRWIGGAIGRSHARLADDIRAGRRGDLKSGLHRLTDRSYGRLRARAAELGAEPEEYTAGLRCLLLSADPGCRTRVFFGVGPGGLFRLRAGVWQDIEPAPPEPGEVSGEPVVGFGSPPSETPEGDRLTMDLQTVEPARPYIDPPPPPAEPFRFRASVARPGDTLLLCSGGLAEPLRGEPALAKELAERWAGGEPPGLAAFLADVQLRVKGYADDRTAVAVWEA; via the coding sequence ATGAGTCAGCAGGGGGAGAGGCGCACCTCGGACGACGACTGGTGGACTCGCCTGTACGACGAGCCCGCCCCGGACAACTCACCCGCAGCCGCGGGCGACACCCTCGACGACCGCTTCAAGTCCGTTGCGGAGGCGGTGAGTCCGCCCGTGCCGGACCCCCGGTCCGGGCCGCTGCCGCCGCAGTACGCACCGCGCGTGCCGGAGCAGTCGGCGCAGCAGGACCGAATCGATCCTGCGGACCCGGCCGAGCCCGTCGACGCACGGGCCGAGCCCATGGACGTACGGGGTGATCCCATGGACGTGCCGCTCGAACCCGAGGACCTGCCGGGTGCGCCGCGGCCGCCCGCCCCCGGGGGGATCCTGCCCCGGGCCCCCTGGCGGCCGCTCGGCGCCGCGGCGCCGCCCGGCTCCGGCCGCACGTCCGGGTGGTGGGAGCCCGCCGACTCCCTTCCGCCGTTGGCCCCGCCGCCGCCCGGGTACGAACCGGCCGTTCTCGCGCCCCCACCGCAGCCGCCAGCGGCCGTGCCGCCGGAACCCCGGCCCGCCCAGCCGCCACCGGCCCCACCCGACCCACCCGCCCCCGTCACCGCCCCGCCCCGAGCGGCCCCCGAACCGCCGCCGCCCCCCTCGCCCCGGCCGTATGTCGGCCATGTGGGGGACCGGCCGCCCACCTATGACGCCGAGCCCACCGCGCTGGCGAACGCGCTCCCCGACGGCCTGGACGAACTCGTCGCGGACACGGTCCTCGACGGCGCCCGGTACGGGGCGTACGTGCTGCGCGCCGCCTCCGTACGCGGCGACTCGGCCCGCTACCGGGGCGAGCCCCGACGCGACGCCCTGCTCACCGCCCGGTTCGGGAACGGCGAGGACGCGCTGGTCCTGGTGGCCGTCGCCAGCGGTATGCGGGCCTTCGAGGGCGCGCACCTCGCCGCCGCCGACGCCTGCCGCTGGATCGGCGGCGCCATCGGGCGCAGCCACGCCCGGCTCGCCGACGACATCAGGGCCGGGCGCCGGGGCGACCTCAAGTCCGGGCTGCACCGGCTCACCGACCGCAGCTACGGCAGGCTGCGCGCCCGCGCCGCCGAGCTCGGCGCGGAGCCCGAGGAGTACACGGCGGGCCTGCGCTGCCTGCTGCTCTCCGCCGACCCCGGCTGCCGTACCCGGGTCTTCTTCGGGGTCGGTCCCGGCGGCCTGTTCCGGCTGCGCGCGGGCGTCTGGCAGGACATCGAGCCCGCCCCGCCCGAGCCGGGCGAGGTCAGCGGCGAGCCCGTCGTCGGGTTCGGCTCGCCGCCCTCCGAGACCCCGGAGGGCGACCGGCTCACCATGGACCTGCAGACCGTGGAGCCCGCCCGTCCCTACATCGACCCGCCGCCCCCGCCGGCCGAACCGTTCCGCTTCCGTGCCTCGGTCGCCCGACCGGGCGACACCCTGCTGCTGTGCAGCGGCGGGCTCGCCGAGCCGCTGCGGGGCGAGCCCGCGCTCGCGAAGGAGCTGGCCGAGCGGTGGGCCGGGGGCGAGCCGCCGGGGCTCGCCGCGTTCCTCGCGGACGTCCAACTGAGAGTGAAGGGGTACGCCGACGACCGTACGGCGGTCGCCGTCTGGGAGGCGTGA
- a CDS encoding DUF2637 domain-containing protein, with the protein MRLTDISLDWLLPGGVMIVGVVVALVVLTRGKRSGDSASGEDTWERSEERRRRKEAIYGTASYGLLFCCAAVAAALSFHGLVGFGRQNLGLTDGWEYLVPFGLDGAAMFCSVLAVREASHGDAALGSRLLVWTFAGAAAWFNWVHAPRGMAHAGAPQFFAGMSLSAAVLFDRALKQTRVAALREQGLVPRPLPQIRIVRWLRAPRETFGAWSLMLLEGVRTLDEAVEEVREDRRAKEQNRLRRREQEKLERAHLKALSRQGRNLGRVRPGGRQIDVQSMATSAGSGQPKAVAEPAIAEPGQLPLRNRPSLQAVTDAESLTASRTVDLTAEDDTQTLPRLDHLERKLKDLEQQFG; encoded by the coding sequence ATGCGACTGACCGACATATCTCTGGACTGGCTGCTTCCGGGCGGCGTGATGATCGTGGGGGTCGTCGTGGCGTTGGTCGTCCTGACGCGCGGGAAGCGCTCCGGTGACAGCGCGTCCGGCGAGGACACCTGGGAACGCAGCGAGGAACGCCGCCGCCGGAAGGAAGCCATCTACGGCACCGCCTCCTACGGGCTGCTGTTCTGCTGCGCGGCCGTCGCCGCCGCGCTCTCCTTCCACGGTCTGGTCGGCTTCGGCCGGCAGAACCTCGGCCTCACGGACGGCTGGGAGTACCTCGTCCCGTTCGGCCTCGACGGCGCCGCCATGTTCTGCTCGGTGCTCGCCGTGCGCGAGGCCAGCCACGGCGACGCGGCGCTCGGCTCGCGCCTACTCGTGTGGACGTTCGCGGGCGCGGCCGCCTGGTTCAACTGGGTGCACGCGCCGCGCGGCATGGCCCACGCAGGCGCCCCGCAGTTCTTCGCCGGGATGTCGCTCTCGGCGGCGGTGCTCTTCGACCGCGCGCTGAAGCAGACCCGCGTGGCGGCGCTCCGCGAACAGGGCCTGGTGCCCCGTCCGCTGCCGCAGATCCGGATCGTACGGTGGCTGCGGGCCCCCCGGGAGACGTTCGGCGCCTGGTCGCTGATGCTCCTGGAGGGGGTGCGGACGCTGGACGAGGCGGTCGAGGAGGTGCGCGAGGACCGGCGTGCCAAGGAGCAGAACCGGCTGCGTCGGCGCGAGCAGGAGAAGCTGGAGCGGGCGCATCTGAAGGCGCTCAGCCGGCAGGGCCGGAACCTGGGCCGGGTGCGGCCCGGCGGCCGCCAGATCGACGTCCAGTCGATGGCGACGAGTGCGGGCTCCGGGCAGCCGAAGGCTGTCGCGGAGCCCGCCATAGCAGAGCCGGGACAGCTGCCTCTTCGCAACCGGCCCTCCCTTCAGGCCGTCACGGACGCTGAGTCCCTGACGGCGTCCAGGACCGTCGACCTCACGGCCGAGGACGACACCCAGACGCTTCCGCGCCTGGACCACCTGGAGCGCAAACTCAAGGATCTGGAGCAGCAGTTCGGCTGA
- a CDS encoding DUF456 domain-containing protein, translating into MGVWQLLVMGLVMLLGLLGVLVPGVPGQAIVWAAVAWWALTDTTGTAWAVLAGATGLLLLAQSLKLVLPPRRLKAAGAPRRSLLTGGVAAILGFFLLPVVGAIVGFLGGLYGAERMRLGSHGAGWTSARTVLRSGGYSILVELFACLLVVGVWAGVVIWA; encoded by the coding sequence GTGGGCGTGTGGCAGCTCTTGGTGATGGGCCTGGTGATGCTCCTCGGGCTGCTCGGCGTGCTGGTGCCCGGGGTGCCCGGGCAGGCGATCGTCTGGGCCGCCGTGGCGTGGTGGGCCCTCACCGACACCACCGGCACGGCCTGGGCGGTCCTGGCCGGGGCGACGGGCCTGCTCCTGCTCGCCCAGTCCCTCAAGCTGGTGCTGCCGCCCCGGCGTCTGAAGGCGGCCGGCGCGCCCCGGCGCTCCTTGCTGACCGGCGGCGTCGCGGCGATCCTCGGCTTCTTCCTGCTCCCGGTGGTCGGCGCGATCGTGGGGTTCCTGGGCGGCCTGTACGGGGCGGAGCGGATGCGCCTCGGCAGCCACGGGGCGGGCTGGACGTCGGCCCGCACGGTGCTGCGGTCCGGCGGGTACTCGATCCTGGTGGAGCTGTTCGCGTGTCTGCTGGTGGTGGGCGTGTGGGCGGGCGTGGTGATCTGGGCCTGA
- a CDS encoding S8 family serine peptidase — protein MRPISRTVLGVATAAVLAVTALSPSVAAPPAAATAKRPITGGEAAARQQGRPVTVTLVTGDRVLVARDAAGKAVAATALPREDGTTALVQTRRSGDDLYVYPEGAVAALAAHRADEQLFNVSGLIRQGYDDAHSKTLPLIAVYDPAGARSLAPRGATRGPALPAVDGVALKADKAKAADFWADVTAPRSRAANSLKKLWLDRKVEANLDKSTKQVRADLAWAAGYDGKGTKVAVLDTGVDAEHPDLKGRIAAAKNFTDSDSTDDHQGHGTHTTSTVGGSGAASDGRKKGVAPGTALLAGKVLNDSGSGAESWIIAGMQWAVDNQADVVSMSLGSPEPTDCTDPMSTAAEQLAQTKGTLFVVAAGNSGPRQNTVSSPGCAPSVLTVGAVDRDDSTAYFSSRGPAPVSHTLKPEITAPGVGISAANAGGRGVYAYQSMSGTSMATPHVAGAAAIVKQRHPDWSARQIKAALVSSAKADIPGDVRETGGGRLDVKAAIDATVLGAPAVQGGTFNWPQDSGDRTSVDVPYTNTADKPVTLSLAVQGVTGNDGSRVRSSVASLARRTVTVPAGATVKVPLRLDPAAHLERSQYGDVTGRVLATADGVSVSTPFSLYVQPRTLTLRVKVVDRLGRPASGPSSLDVIGIDDATGERRFNEGAADQIYTLRPGSYFLSSFVATPDAGQGATLNDSLSYLGRPQLELTKDTTVVLDARKAHRLSIATDRPSEARATTLAFSRAWDGYWLHAGTAAGGSSIKGYYASVEGRAHDGTFEFGSYWRAYAPLVSELRTADGTVLHPVTAGTGSTNLDGTGGARLVDAGSGTPEELKAAGARGAIALVRIPDTSTSVGQVAHDAEAAGAVAVLAYRSSPARWVPAGGFTGPELPVLAVDSGEASALLAKLGAGEVRLRWKATAKSPYVYNLAFPESAAVGSDRTYRVRDSRLGKAESTYRAMGVATDYIDSTAAYRPSGAGVFSGTIDLVPAPGTRTEYYSPGDTAWDHLTFSSFPFGEAMTDQRRTYTAGATRRESWYDGVVAPVAPRDTEGREVLAAERQGNLIGFAAAMWGDSGHYAQPGSFGDIGNLALRRDGEPIGESGWPFGVFEVPAQDSAYELEQRIEKIGGPAKVWQRSTSVQTVWRFRSKLDGHVYSQGLGILFPRYSLPEDGLKTLPAANGQRIGLSVTGHAGYTPAALTSARLSYSYDDGATWTEAAVTHRGDSWSALVDHAGAAGKQVTLKAELTDAHGSSVTQTVTRAYDVR, from the coding sequence ATGCGTCCGATATCGCGCACGGTACTGGGGGTGGCGACCGCCGCCGTCCTCGCCGTCACCGCCCTCTCGCCGTCCGTGGCCGCACCACCGGCCGCAGCGACCGCGAAGAGACCGATCACCGGCGGCGAGGCCGCCGCCCGGCAGCAGGGGCGACCGGTCACCGTCACCCTGGTCACCGGCGACCGCGTCCTGGTCGCCCGCGACGCCGCCGGGAAGGCCGTCGCCGCCACCGCGCTGCCCCGCGAGGACGGCACCACCGCACTGGTGCAGACCCGCCGCTCGGGCGACGACCTGTACGTCTACCCGGAAGGCGCCGTCGCCGCCCTCGCCGCCCACCGCGCGGACGAGCAGCTCTTCAACGTCTCCGGCCTGATCCGCCAGGGCTACGACGACGCGCACTCCAAGACCCTGCCGCTGATCGCCGTCTACGACCCGGCCGGCGCCCGCTCCCTCGCCCCGCGCGGCGCCACCCGGGGCCCCGCCCTGCCCGCCGTCGACGGCGTCGCCCTCAAGGCCGACAAGGCGAAGGCCGCCGACTTCTGGGCGGACGTCACCGCACCCCGCTCGCGCGCCGCGAACTCCCTGAAGAAGCTCTGGCTGGACCGGAAGGTCGAGGCGAACCTCGACAAGTCGACCAAGCAGGTCCGCGCGGACCTCGCCTGGGCCGCCGGATACGACGGCAAGGGCACCAAGGTCGCCGTCCTCGACACCGGCGTCGACGCCGAACACCCCGACCTCAAGGGCCGGATCGCCGCCGCGAAGAACTTCACCGACTCCGACAGCACCGACGACCACCAGGGCCACGGCACCCACACCACCTCCACCGTCGGCGGCTCCGGCGCGGCCAGTGACGGCAGGAAGAAGGGCGTCGCCCCCGGCACCGCCCTGCTCGCCGGGAAGGTCCTCAATGACAGCGGCTCGGGCGCCGAGTCGTGGATCATCGCCGGAATGCAGTGGGCCGTCGACAATCAGGCCGACGTCGTCTCGATGAGCCTCGGCAGCCCCGAACCCACCGACTGCACCGACCCGATGAGCACCGCCGCCGAGCAACTGGCGCAGACCAAGGGCACGTTGTTCGTGGTCGCGGCCGGGAACTCGGGCCCCCGCCAGAACACCGTCTCCTCGCCCGGCTGCGCCCCCAGCGTCCTCACCGTCGGCGCCGTCGACCGCGACGACTCCACCGCGTACTTCTCCAGCCGCGGCCCGGCCCCCGTCTCGCACACCCTCAAGCCGGAGATAACCGCCCCGGGCGTGGGCATATCCGCCGCCAACGCGGGCGGGCGCGGCGTCTACGCGTACCAGTCCATGAGCGGTACGTCGATGGCCACCCCGCACGTCGCGGGCGCCGCGGCGATCGTCAAGCAGCGCCACCCCGACTGGAGCGCGCGGCAGATCAAGGCCGCGCTCGTCTCCTCCGCGAAGGCGGACATCCCCGGTGACGTCCGCGAGACCGGCGGCGGCCGCCTCGACGTGAAGGCGGCGATCGACGCCACCGTGCTCGGCGCCCCCGCCGTCCAGGGCGGCACCTTCAACTGGCCGCAGGACAGCGGCGACCGCACCAGCGTCGACGTCCCGTACACCAACACCGCCGACAAGCCCGTCACGCTCTCCCTCGCCGTCCAGGGCGTCACCGGCAACGACGGCTCGCGCGTGCGCTCCTCGGTCGCCTCGCTCGCCCGGCGCACGGTCACCGTCCCGGCCGGGGCCACCGTCAAGGTCCCGCTGCGGCTCGACCCGGCAGCCCATCTGGAGCGGAGCCAGTACGGCGACGTCACCGGCCGGGTGCTGGCCACCGCCGACGGCGTCAGCGTCTCCACCCCGTTCTCGCTCTACGTCCAGCCGCGCACCCTCACCCTGCGGGTCAAGGTCGTCGACCGGCTCGGCAGGCCCGCGAGCGGCCCGTCCTCGCTCGACGTGATCGGCATCGACGACGCCACCGGCGAGCGCCGCTTCAACGAGGGCGCCGCCGACCAGATCTACACCCTGCGCCCCGGCTCGTACTTCCTCTCCTCCTTCGTCGCCACACCGGACGCGGGTCAGGGCGCGACGCTGAACGACTCGCTGTCCTATCTCGGGCGCCCGCAGCTGGAGTTGACGAAGGACACCACGGTCGTCCTCGACGCCCGCAAGGCCCACCGGCTGAGCATCGCGACCGACCGGCCCAGCGAGGCCCGCGCCACCACCCTCGCCTTCTCCCGCGCCTGGGACGGCTACTGGCTGCACGCCGGAACCGCCGCCGGCGGCTCCTCGATCAAGGGCTACTACGCCTCGGTCGAAGGCCGCGCCCACGACGGCACGTTCGAGTTCGGCAGCTACTGGCGGGCCTACGCGCCGCTCGTCTCCGAGCTGCGCACCGCCGACGGCACCGTGCTCCACCCGGTCACCGCGGGCACCGGCTCCACCAACCTCGACGGCACCGGCGGGGCCCGCCTGGTCGACGCCGGATCCGGGACGCCCGAGGAGCTCAAGGCCGCCGGGGCGCGGGGCGCGATCGCGCTCGTACGGATCCCGGACACCAGCACGTCCGTCGGCCAGGTCGCCCACGACGCCGAGGCGGCCGGAGCCGTGGCCGTCCTCGCGTACCGCTCCTCCCCGGCCCGCTGGGTCCCGGCGGGCGGCTTCACCGGGCCCGAACTCCCGGTCCTGGCAGTCGATTCGGGCGAGGCGTCGGCCCTGCTGGCCAAGCTGGGCGCGGGCGAGGTACGGCTGCGCTGGAAGGCCACGGCGAAGAGCCCGTACGTCTACAACCTCGCCTTCCCCGAGTCCGCCGCGGTCGGCTCCGACCGCACCTACCGGGTCCGCGACAGCCGCCTCGGCAAGGCCGAGTCGACCTACCGGGCGATGGGGGTCGCCACCGACTACATCGACAGCACCGCCGCCTACCGCCCCTCCGGCGCGGGCGTCTTCTCCGGCACCATCGACCTCGTCCCGGCGCCGGGCACCCGCACCGAGTACTACTCGCCCGGCGACACCGCCTGGGACCACCTCACCTTCTCCAGCTTCCCGTTCGGCGAGGCGATGACGGACCAGCGCCGCACCTACACGGCGGGCGCCACCCGCCGGGAGAGCTGGTACGACGGGGTCGTCGCCCCGGTCGCCCCGCGCGACACCGAGGGCAGGGAGGTCCTCGCCGCCGAACGGCAGGGCAACCTGATCGGCTTCGCCGCCGCGATGTGGGGCGACAGCGGGCACTACGCACAACCGGGCTCGTTCGGCGACATCGGCAACCTGGCCCTGCGCCGCGACGGCGAGCCGATCGGCGAGAGCGGCTGGCCGTTCGGGGTCTTCGAAGTCCCGGCCCAGGACAGCGCGTACGAGCTGGAGCAGCGCATCGAGAAGATCGGCGGCCCGGCGAAGGTCTGGCAGCGGTCCACGAGCGTCCAGACGGTGTGGAGGTTCCGCTCGAAGCTCGACGGACACGTCTACTCGCAGGGCCTCGGCATCCTCTTCCCGCGCTACTCCCTGCCGGAGGACGGCCTCAAGACCCTCCCGGCGGCGAACGGACAGCGGATCGGCCTCTCGGTGACGGGCCACGCGGGGTACACCCCGGCGGCTCTCACCTCGGCCCGCCTGTCGTACTCGTACGACGACGGCGCCACCTGGACCGAGGCCGCGGTCACCCACCGGGGCGACTCCTGGTCGGCCCTGGTCGACCACGCCGGCGCGGCCGGCAAGCAGGTCACCCTGAAGGCCGAACTGACGGACGCCCACGGCAGTTCCGTCACCCAGACCGTGACGCGCGCGTACGACGTGCGCTAG
- a CDS encoding ATP-binding protein has translation MTERQGGGGPETTGAFRGTGARAVLHGQLRRRVGRSDLTAVPEVRRALRELLGHWKHTGPVDVAELLTCELVTNALIHTDQGAVVTATLAPAGLRVEVHDFTPMLPGPYVPSADDGTHGRGLLLVQALADAWGMRAHEAGKVVWFELGSGTA, from the coding sequence ATGACTGAGCGTCAGGGAGGGGGCGGGCCGGAAACGACCGGGGCGTTCCGCGGGACGGGTGCGCGTGCGGTGCTCCATGGGCAGCTGCGGCGCAGGGTGGGGCGGTCCGACCTCACGGCGGTGCCGGAAGTGCGGCGCGCGCTGCGGGAGTTGCTGGGGCACTGGAAGCACACGGGGCCGGTCGACGTGGCCGAACTGCTCACCTGCGAGCTGGTGACCAACGCGCTCATACACACGGACCAGGGGGCGGTGGTGACGGCCACGCTCGCTCCGGCCGGACTCCGTGTCGAGGTGCACGACTTCACCCCGATGCTGCCCGGACCGTACGTACCGTCCGCCGACGACGGTACGCACGGCCGGGGGCTCCTGCTGGTGCAGGCGCTCGCGGACGCCTGGGGCATGCGCGCGCACGAGGCGGGCAAGGTCGTCTGGTTCGAGCTCGGCAGCGGGACGGCGTAG